The region TTGCTAAATGGATGAATGCATTGCCTTATCAAGGCCCACCCAAGTCTCTGAAACAAACTCCTAGGGCACACAACTTAACGTATTATTTCCCACCTACCAGCCTCTGcccatgctgtgccctccccctagaacccctccctctcttctctgtaTATTCAAATTCTCCCAGTTTTCAAAGCCAAGCTCCAGACAGAGGCTCCTTCAGGAAGCCTCTCCTGCCAGCCCCCAGGCCACTCCCTCAACATCCTACAGCCCCTTCCAGGCTGCTACTAGATCCTGAATTCTCTGAGTGTTTCGGCTCCCCAGGCAGCCTGGGGATGCCTCCACCCCACTGCGGGGCAGCATGTGTAGCCTGAAAGATCACAGATGGGtgggaaggaagcaggaggggCAAGTTCCTACACTAGGAGCCCCCTGGGGACAGGATTAGCagcagcctcccagcctcccaaaCCCAGCTGGTCCTGGAAATGTGGGGCTGGAAAATGTCAGACTCAACTCTGGTCCATCCCCCAACTCTTCCCTGTGGTGAAGGGAGGACGACCCATTCCTGGGCCACACTCCCCCAGTAGCCCAGGGCGCTTaggaaggagagggtgggggcagggaataAACAGAGGAAAGGGACAGCCCTGTGCCTGTCCTCCCCCTCCCGCCCTCCTCCTGCTGGGTGACAAGACATTTAATTATAGATATTTGGTACCACTCAGAATTCTAAATGTCCTAATCGCCTCCTCTCCCAGAACCAGTTTCCATGGAAAAATCATAGCAAAGAGCcaaagagggaaaggagagaatcCCCACCCCTGTGGGTTCCCTGCCAAGGAGACAGAGTGAAGAAAGGTGACAAAGAGAGATGCAGCCTGGCGTTCCTCTGCAAGGCAAGGAGCTGGCTGGGCAAGCTGCGGATGGGAGCCATgtctgctgggggcagggggcgggggcaaGGTCAGGGTGGTGCATGGACCTGGCTGTGCCCTGCCATACTATGGGACCTTAAAGTCGGCATTCTCCTTTCTGAGTCTTGAAGTTCTTCCCACCGCAAACATGGGCTCCAGTGAATTAAATAACTACCATGAAAGTGTTCAGACAGGGGTGTGCAGGTGATGCCCCCAATGCCCCCTGACCCTGCCCCATTACTCAGATGGTAGGCCAATTCCACCAAGAAACAGGGACCCTTCGGGCCTCTTCGCCTCTAGGACAATGACATTCTAGGATTCAGTCTGCAATTCTGACTGAATCTGAGAATCTGAGTCTGCAGTTCTAAGAATTCAGCCTTGTGAGATTCCCACAgctttcatttttgaagaatgAAACATTcagagtgtctggcatatagtaagcacttaataaatgttagccactCTTACTGCTATTTCAATATGCTAAAGTTCTCTGAGTCCATCCATCTGATTCTGAGACATAAGTCACTTCCTATTTCTGGACTAGAGTTGTCACTTCTGTCAAACAGGTATCAGGTACCTGAGGGCAGAAGGTTAGATCATGAGACTGTACTTTAGGGCAGGATGGGAAGCCTTGGGATGAAGAGTCGCTGATCATCCAGGCGACTGTGGGCCTAAGTGGAAATGACAAGGGCTGTgggagggagcagggcagggaggcTCCACAACTGGGCCTCCTCGCCCTAGCACATCCGTTCACGGAAAGCGACCCTGAGTTATCCCTCACTCCCTGGGCTCCTAGGTTCTTACAGCTGATGCATAGAGctgcctttctctcccttccagcCACACCCCGACTCCTCCTGTTTCCCTTGACCACCCTGCAGGCTGAGTCTCTCCTACAGAGCTTCAATGACCAGGCAAAGACCACCCACTGTACAGATGGGAAAACCGAGGCCCAAGATGACTCTGTCCAGGTCTCAGAGCAAGTCAGAGGCTAAGCCAGGTCTGGAACCAGGCTTCCTGCTCCCAACAGAGAGGCAGCACCACACAGAGGGCAAATACAGATTTTGGGGTGGGACAGACCTGACTTTGAGGGACTTCCTGCAGCCCAGGGGTGGGTCAGGGACCCCTCTGTCCCCGGGGCCTCTCCTGCCAGCCCCCTGGCTGGGCTCACACTGGTTTCTGCCTCATCAGCAAAGCGTGACAGACTCTTCCCTTCTTATTCTGGAGCCCACACCACACCATCTCCACCCACAGGCCAGGGAGCGTGACTGGAGCCCTGGGCCCGAAACAAGGGAACATTGTCTCCTCCGTGAAGGCCAGAAGGAGGGCTGGACAGCTGTTCCCCATCCTCCTGGAGCCAGAAAGAAAGGGACAGCAGGAGGGATTCAGGCTAGCAGAAGGAAGAACTTCCAGGCTTTATGAGTGGGTGGGGAATTAGGGGATGGTGAATCTCTTCTGAGCTGACTGAAGTCCACCAGGTTATACTGAGGCCCAGAATGCCCAGCCCTGTGCTCAGAAATCagtagggggcagggaggaggggccaAGGCTGCTCACTGAGAAGCAGCTGAGGCAGTGgaccttgtttttttcccctctcctgtcCCCAGGGAGGGCATGATCACACCATCCACTCACAGTACACAAGCCTGCCAGGCAGAGaccattaaccccattttacagaaggggaagGTGAGGCATAAAGCAGGGATGTGACTGATCCTAGGCCACACAAGGATCTggagccagggctcaaaccctgctCTTTCAATGACAGACTCACCAGTTCTCTCCCCTAAGGAGTAAGAGGGGATAGCGAGCTGGGCCTGGAGAGATAGGAGGACTGGAGTGAGCAAAGGCTTGGAGGCTGGAGAGAGCCTCCACTGAGGGCAGGGAGAAACCTGTGTTATGGGCAGATATGTCCCACCTCACACTCCCTAGgggcagctggggtggggggctgagaTCCCTGTCCCACGTGATCCCTGAGTATCACGTGGGACAGGGAGACGATGTGATGAGAGTAGACCAGGAGCCAATTCTGCAaaacctcccacctcctctctgggtctcaatGCCTCTTCTTAGTAAGGAacagtccccctccccccagtctcCCCGAGTCCCTTGGTTCACCCCTGCTCTCTCCCAGAGGAGATAATTATATGGGAAAAGCACCTGGGGATGGGGCCCCTGGCAGGAGCTGCCCCTGCtgtcaccctcccccacccccatgttcCAAAGACAACTGGCACTGGAGTTAGGGGCACCTGAGCTGCCCTACCAGGCTCTCAGAAAGAAGGACAGGTCCAAAatgtcccctctccccactccctgcctACTGACTCTGCAGCCTCTGTGAGAGACACCAGAGCCAGGACAGGGGAACTAGAGACAgcagagagaaacaaagagagagagagtttagAGGGGCCATGAGAGCACTGAGAACCGGCAGTAACCAAAGTAGTCCAGGGTTTAGGGTTTCCAGGCTCCTCACTCTGGCAGGGAACACAGTGGGAGCACAGGCCATGGCTGAAATAACCCCAGGCCATCTCCACTCTAAGCCCAAAACCCAGAGCCTCAAATCTAGCTTCCAGCTGGGATGCCACGGCACCACACTGCCTAGAAGCCGTCTGAACCCACAGCCCAAACTCCAGGGACAGCTGAAGCcagaaagaagaagtggaggcCTCAGGGAGAGTGAGTCCCCCGGGGCCTGGGGTCTGACAGGGGAAGGAGGAAGCATCTCAGAGTCaccaggaagggggtggggtggggagaagatgCAAGCCGGCAGGATGGGGGACCAGCGCCCCCATCCTGACCCAGAAAGGCAGCCCTGCCTGTGGGGGCCAGAACCACTCCCAGCCTCTCTCAAGGCCCCTCTCTGCTGAACTTCAGCAGCTGCTCGCTGACCCTGCCCTCCCTTAGAGGTACCCGTTCTAACTGGAGGAGGCTTTAGCAGACTTCAGGCCCAAAGAGTGTCCCAATTCCAACCCATGGACTCCCCACAAATCTGTGCAGCACAGCTGGAAGGAGATATAGGCACCACCTTGTCCACAACCCTcctgattttacagatggggaggtTGAGTCACATAGAAAAGCCAGGGCTGCCAATGTACTTTATGGAGCCCTCTCCACTACTCCATAAGGTAATGCCTTGTACCTCTCCAATTCTCCCAGGCCCAGGTTCAGACCCAGATTTTGATCTGACACAGGAAAGCCACGTGAGTAAATGGCAAACCCATGTCAACTGTGGGCCCCTGAGCCCAAACATCCTACAAGGGGTTTGGCCAATAAGGCAGCAAGGCTCTTGAGAAAGTTCCATCACCCTCACATCTCCTTATGTATTGATAACAAAGAACCAGATAGGAATCTTTAAAACCAGTCCCTGAAAAACATCTAAAGGACCTGATTAGAACCCTTTGTAATTATCACCCAGAATACCTTAGCGCAGATAAGAACCTCTGACATTAGTACCAGCACAAGCCTGAAGCCTCTGGGGCCTGAGAAGACAGGAGCCTTGTGTCATTTACACTCTTAAAACTGCCTGGGCACTTCCAGAACCAGAGAATCTCCCTCAGACCTGGGCACCTGCCCAATGAGCACACTCAAGAGACTCCTGCATAAGTCACTGTCCCTGGCGCTCCTTCAGCCCCACCCCAAAGGCCCCCCACAAAGACTCACCACTTGTGGCTTGCTGCAGCACTTGCTGGCTGGAGCAGGCTCATCTGGAGCCCGGACTGCCTCAGGGGGCTTGGCCTCGGCAGAGGGCGGTGCAATCGGAGTCAAGCAGGGCATATCCACTGGCACTGGGGCAGGGACCTCACTGGAGTGGAGGGTCAGCATGTACTGCTTAGTGACGTCCTCAAGAGATGGTGCCTGCAACGTGGGGTGGGCTTGGGCAGGGAAGCCCATGGGCTCTGGTACAGCCACAGGGGGGCCGACAGAAGTCGGTGGCTCAGGCACCACGATAGGCGTGAAGGTGGACGGCACACTGGCATGACGAACGTGTTTGGAGGAGGGTCGGGCCCGAGACAGGCTGCCAGCCTGGTCCTGATTGCCCTCCTCTCTCGGTAGCTCCTGATGACTGCTCCGAGCTGGGCGCTTCTTGGAACCACGGCGGATGAGCCGTGGGGACAGAACGTCAGCCAGTTTTGGGTCAAGGTGGAAGTCACGGTGGGCAGTGGAGGAAGCAGGCGGGGCCTCAGGTAGGGCCCTCTCAGACTGTGCCCGGCCCCTGGCAGGACTGGGCTCTTCTGGTTCTGCCCGCCGCTCTGTGAGGATGGGCTCACTGCTGGACGGAGGCAGCATGGGCTCGACCTCTCTGATGGGCTCCCCTCCAGGGCCCTCGAATCCAGGCCCAGCCAGCTCCCCACGGCGGCTGGGGTCACTCAGAGATTTCTTCTTGGGGGCTTTGCCAGCAACCCTGTCATCCACCACACACCCTAAGGCACCAGGCCCCTGAACAATGCTCTGAATGACCTCTTGGTATCCCTTGCTCTCTTCACTGCCCACAGACCAGTCACTGTGGCCGCTGGTCAAGCCCTCGTCCACAGCTGGGGCTGCTGGAAGCCCTGTCTTGGGGCTCAGCGAGCCCAGGAGGTTGCTATCCACGGAGAACCCAGAGGGCTCCTCAGAGGTGGCAGCCCGGTGGCGCTGTGGAATTGGGTCACTCAGAGATCGGTAGGCCTCACCGGCCTCCCCATTGCTCAGTTCAGTCCCACCAGGGCCTGAAGGTGGGACTTTGCGTCTCCGGCGGAGGGCACCTGGTGTGGGAGGGGTATCAGAGGACACCAGGGCCCACCCTCCCAGACTGTCTTCAGCCCCAGGGCCATGGTGGTTGGTCTGGGCTGAGGATGAGGAAAGGGGTCGCCACACCCCTGCGGTACCCAGGCTGCAAAATGCTGAAACAGGAGGCTCAGGGTCTGCCCCAATACCCTCATCTGTCAGACTAGACTCAGGGCCGGAGAGCTCTTCCTGGGACCGCTGCCCTCGGATTACGTCTCCTGCCCAGTCAGGACTTCCAGGGAGGACATCACTTCCATCATCCTGCTGGACACCCATGCGCTGGATCTTCTCAAAAACCTGACGGGCCTCTTGAACATACTGATCTTGGACGACGAGGGGCAGTGGATCCTCCTCAGCACCTGGGCCTGCCAGCAGGAGTTCAGATGAGCTGGGCTTCAGGGCACTGGTGCGGAGTAGGCAGCGGGCCATGGGCTTCTCAGAGCAAGTAAATGACTTTGCCCTTCGAAGGGTGGCCGTCAAGTCCTTCAGTGTGGGGCGAGCGCCAGGTgatgctggggctggggagggcacGGGCTCAAGTTGCCCCACAGAGCCCCCTGCTGATGGTGAATCTCTGCCATCTAAGGGGCTGCTCCCAAGGTCCTCATGTCGCCCACCAGGCTTTCGGACCCTCAGCTCTGAAAGGTCTGAACGCAGGAAActgagtagtgtcagggtctctGAGGCAATATCTGGATTCGACAGGGACTTCCGTTGCCGGCTCTTGTCCAGCTCCAATCCTCCGTCCCTCAACGCTCTCGTGGTGCCCACAGGTCCCTTGGCGCGGGTTCGAGCCTGGGGCCTTAGAAGCCCTTCCCCAGCTCCAAAGCTAGGGGAGCGATACACGCCCCAGCTCCCAGAGCCCCGGCTAGCCCACAGGTCCTCATCTTTGAGAGTCTCTGTGCTGGAATAATGGCTGCTACCACGGGAGCCTGCTGGGCTGGCCAGATACGTGGGAAAGCTCACCTTGGCCACGCGGAAAGTTCCCCCCCCAGTGTCTGACAAGGGCCGAAGTCCTTCTTGGGGACCTGGTACACAAGGAGAAGAGCCAGTACCCCACTCCTGGGGTCCTTCCTCGCTAGGGGCTCTTGGAGATGTTGGGGGATCGGGGCTCCTGGCTCCCCTTGCTGAGTCCATGCTGCCCAGATTTAACCCATAACTGTCCGGCCTACAGTCCTTATCCAGGAGGGAGCTTCTAGGCCTGGGCCCCGGCTTCCCTCCCCAGCAGTGGCCGCCCTCACCGTCTTGGTCCTCGTCACTACCTGAGGAGTGGCCGCCGTGGTAGGCCGGACTCTGCGCCCcgggctgcggcggcggcgggccctcctcttcctcctcgctGGAGCTGGCAGTCCGACTGCTGCTGACAGGATAGGAGGAAacgatggaggaggaggaggagcgggaGGCCCGGGCCCAGGCCTGCGGTTGGGAGAAGCTATGCCAAGAATGTAAACCATCCGCCGGACGCTGCGCTCGCTCCtgttgctgctgccgccgcctGCTCCCCTCGGTCCCTAGGCCCGGCAGCGGCCGCGCCGAACGCAGGCCCGCCAGGGGGAAGCATGTCCGAGGAGGTGGCGTCGGTGGCTGCCGGGGTTCCCGGGTCGTGGGCTCCCACGCGGCACCGTCGGGGCTGGGCGTCCCCGAAGCCTCAGAGTCGGCACTGGGCCGCCTGGATCCAGGGCCACCGAAGAGCTTGCGCATCTCGGTGACGCTGGGCCAGGCCCCGCGCGCGGCTCCCTCCGCCGCTTCTTCCGCGGCCCCGGGGGAAACGCCCCCGTCTCGGGCCCCAGTGGCGTTGTCGTCCAGATGCTGCGCGTCGAAGCGCCTGGAGAGCTGGCGCACCGACGGCGAGAGGCTACGGAGCGGGCGCGGCTGCGCGGGGGCGGCCGGGGGCCCAGACGCCAGCTTGGACACGCGCCGGGAGGGCTGGCCCGGGACGTCCGAGGCCGGCCGGCACGAGGCGCGGCGCCGCAGCCCGGAGGTGTCCGTTGCCTCCTCCCTCGGCCCTGGCCCGCCGCTCCAGCGCTCTAGCAGCTTGAACGAGACGCTGCGATAAAGCTGGGGCCGGGGCGCCCCGTCCGCCATGGTGGCGGCACTCACTCTGGGGGGGCTGGCCTCGGGGAGCCGCGGCCAACCCCCCCTGCGCCCCCGCCCCAAAGGAGCGCAGCGGCCGGGGTCCGAAGGCCTGGGTCCCGCAGCCGCAGTGCGAGGCGGTTAGCGGGGAAAGGGTGCAGGGACCGGAGCACAGGTTTATCTGCTGCGGCTCAAGTTTCTGCGCCCGCGGGCCGCATCGGCTCCATCCCGCGCGACCCCTCCCGCCTCAGAGTCGACTCCCGGGCCCAGCCCCCGCCTCTCCCGGTGCGACCCGGAGCATCGCGGCCCGACCCGGTACTGGCTGGATCCCAGCGCTCCGTTCCTCGGCTCTGCGCCCGCCCGCCAGCCGGCCTGCCTGCCTCCCCTCGCGCTCCCGCTCCGGCTCCCGCTTCCTCCCTCTAGGCTGCCTGCTCCTCGCTCCCTtttgttgcaaataaactttgtggcggaggaaagggggtggggggcggggcctcGCGCCCAAAAGAGGGGGTGGGCTCCCGGCGCGCTCTAGTCTGGGAATCGggagtgagggggtggggagggaatcgGGAAGGAGCGGAAAGAGAAATAAGACTGCTTGAGCACAGGCTAACTGAAGCGACCCTCCAGATGAGCCCCTCGGGAGCTCAGCGGGCAGAgctgccccccatccccccagcacTCGCTGCAACACGCAAACTCTGAGTGTGGTCGGCTCCGCAGGCGTACAGTCGGGTTGGCGCACCCTCTGCATTCGGGCGGAAATGCCTCCTGCCCAAGGGACCCCAACATGGCAACCTCGGACCCAAAAACTGTCGTACACAACACCGACACTCAGGTACACGCAGAAACACTCTCCCAGCCGAGAGACTCGCCTCCAGGGGGAGCGGTGCGCGCCGCAGACCAACCCGGGCGCTTGCAGCTCCCTGTCCCGCCCCTTCACCCCGCCCAGGCCACGCCTCCTACCAGGTCCTTCGCTGCGAATCCCTCTGTAACTGCGACCGGGTCCAGCCCCTGGCGCCCCCAAacgccccgcccctcccacctCTGCCGCCAGTCCAGCTCTGActgtccccccaccctccccaagcCGCTCCAGGGCCCCCCCCACCACCCTTTGTGACCACGCCCCCACGTTTCCAGCCGCGCGCCTTGTACCCCGCCCCCTCCTTCTCCAGGTCTCTGGGGTACGCGGCTCTAGCGCCGTCTACCGGCCGGATTCGCCCACCCCCGTGGAGCCTTGGACGACTAAAGCTGCACCcgccacagaaaaaaaaaaacaaacccggAGAGTTGGGAAGACTTCACTTCCTTTACTTCCTTCTAGTCGTTAACTAGTCCCTTCAGGAGCCGTTTCAAATCTATTCCCTTCGCAAAATGCACTGCCCTTCCTTCGACTTCACACACAAAAGGCGCTTTGACGGGAACGCCCTCGATTTACCACTGCCAAACCTGCACTCCTACCTGACTCCCATCCGCCCTCCTGTCAGGCAAGGTGTGGGTGGCTTCTACCGCTTCACACCACCCTTGGAGGTAGATCTTATTGCCCCTTCTCTGTGGGTCATGAAGAACTTTGACCAGTGTCAAAGTCAGGAAAT is a window of Eschrichtius robustus isolate mEscRob2 chromosome 11, mEscRob2.pri, whole genome shotgun sequence DNA encoding:
- the ARHGEF17 gene encoding rho guanine nucleotide exchange factor 17 isoform X1; the protein is MADGAPRPQLYRSVSFKLLERWSGGPGPREEATDTSGLRRRASCRPASDVPGQPSRRVSKLASGPPAAPAQPRPLRSLSPSVRQLSRRFDAQHLDDNATGARDGGVSPGAAEEAAEGAARGAWPSVTEMRKLFGGPGSRRPSADSEASGTPSPDGAAWEPTTREPRQPPTPPPRTCFPLAGLRSARPLPGLGTEGSRRRQQQQERAQRPADGLHSWHSFSQPQAWARASRSSSSSIVSSYPVSSSRTASSSEEEEEGPPPPQPGAQSPAYHGGHSSGSDEDQDGEGGHCWGGKPGPRPRSSLLDKDCRPDSYGLNLGSMDSARGARSPDPPTSPRAPSEEGPQEWGTGSSPCVPGPQEGLRPLSDTGGGTFRVAKVSFPTYLASPAGSRGSSHYSSTETLKDEDLWASRGSGSWGVYRSPSFGAGEGLLRPQARTRAKGPVGTTRALRDGGLELDKSRQRKSLSNPDIASETLTLLSFLRSDLSELRVRKPGGRHEDLGSSPLDGRDSPSAGGSVGQLEPVPSPAPASPGARPTLKDLTATLRRAKSFTCSEKPMARCLLRTSALKPSSSELLLAGPGAEEDPLPLVVQDQYVQEARQVFEKIQRMGVQQDDGSDVLPGSPDWAGDVIRGQRSQEELSGPESSLTDEGIGADPEPPVSAFCSLGTAGVWRPLSSSSAQTNHHGPGAEDSLGGWALVSSDTPPTPGALRRRRKVPPSGPGGTELSNGEAGEAYRSLSDPIPQRHRAATSEEPSGFSVDSNLLGSLSPKTGLPAAPAVDEGLTSGHSDWSVGSEESKGYQEVIQSIVQGPGALGCVVDDRVAGKAPKKKSLSDPSRRGELAGPGFEGPGGEPIREVEPMLPPSSSEPILTERRAEPEEPSPARGRAQSERALPEAPPASSTAHRDFHLDPKLADVLSPRLIRRGSKKRPARSSHQELPREEGNQDQAGSLSRARPSSKHVRHASVPSTFTPIVVPEPPTSVGPPVAVPEPMGFPAQAHPTLQAPSLEDVTKQYMLTLHSSEVPAPVPVDMPCLTPIAPPSAEAKPPEAVRAPDEPAPASKCCSKPQVDMRKHVTMTLLDTEQSYVESLRTLMQGYMQPLKQPENSLLCDPSLVDEIFDQIPELLAHHEQFLEQVRHCVQTWHAQQKVGDLLVQSFSKDVLVNIYSAYVDNFLNAKDAVRVAKEARPAFLKFLEQSMRENKEKQALSDLMIKPVQRIPRYELLVKDLLKHTPEDHPDHPLLLDAQRNIKQVAERINKGVRSAEEAERHARVLQEIEAHIEGMEDLQAPLRRFLRQEMVIEVKAVGGKKDRSLFLFTDLILCTTLKRKSGSLRRSSMSLYTAASVIDTASKYKLLWKLPLEDADIIKGASQAANRENIQKAISRLDEDLTTLGQMSKLSESLGFPHQSLDDALRDLSAAMHRDLSEKQALCYALSFPPTKLELCTTRPEGTDSFIFEFPHPDARLGFEQAFDEAKRKLASSKSCLDPEFLKAIPIMKTRSGMQFSCAAPTLSSCPEPTPEVWVCNSDGYVGQVCLLSLRAEPDVEACIAVCSARILCIGAVPGLQRRCHREQTASLRNPPETAPEPTGPELDVEAADEEAATLAEPGPQPCLHISIAGSGLEMAPGTPEGDPRPELVPFDSDSDDESSPSPSGTLQSQASRSTISSSFGNEETPSSKEATAETTSSEEEQEPGFLPLSGSFGPGSPCSTSPMDGRALRRSSRGSFTRGSLEDLLSVDPEAYQSSVWLGTEDGCVHVYQSSDSIRDRRNSLKLQHAASVTCILYLNNQVFVSLANGELVVYQREVGHFWDPQNFKLVTLGAQGSPITKMVSVGGRLWCGCQNRVLVLSPDTLQLEHTFSVGQDSSRSVACMVDSSLGVWVTLKGSAHVCLYHPDTFEQLAEVDVTPPVHRMLAGSDAIIRQHKAACLRITALLVCEELLWVGTSAGVVLTMPTSPSTVSCPRAPLSPAGLGQGHTGHVRFLAAVQLPDGFNLLCSTPPPPPDTGPEKLPSLEHRDSPRHRGPASARPKMLVISGGDGYEDFRLSSGGSGSSETVGRDDSTNHLLLWRV
- the ARHGEF17 gene encoding rho guanine nucleotide exchange factor 17 isoform X2 — translated: MADGAPRPQLYRSVSFKLLERWSGGPGPREEATDTSGLRRRASCRPASDVPGQPSRRVSKLASGPPAAPAQPRPLRSLSPSVRQLSRRFDAQHLDDNATGARDGGVSPGAAEEAAEGAARGAWPSVTEMRKLFGGPGSRRPSADSEASGTPSPDGAAWEPTTREPRQPPTPPPRTCFPLAGLRSARPLPGLGTEGSRRRQQQQERAQRPADGLHSWHSFSQPQAWARASRSSSSSIVSSYPVSSSRTASSSEEEEEGPPPPQPGAQSPAYHGGHSSGSDEDQDGEGGHCWGGKPGPRPRSSLLDKDCRPDSYGLNLGSMDSARGARSPDPPTSPRAPSEEGPQEWGTGSSPCVPGPQEGLRPLSDTGGGTFRVAKVSFPTYLASPAGSRGSSHYSSTETLKDEDLWASRGSGSWGVYRSPSFGAGEGLLRPQARTRAKGPVGTTRALRDGGLELDKSRQRKSLSNPDIASETLTLLSFLRSDLSELRVRKPGGRHEDLGSSPLDGRDSPSAGGSVGQLEPVPSPAPASPGARPTLKDLTATLRRAKSFTCSEKPMARCLLRTSALKPSSSELLLAGPGAEEDPLPLVVQDQYVQEARQVFEKIQRMGVQQDDGSDVLPGSPDWAGDVIRGQRSQEELSGPESSLTDEGIGADPEPPVSAFCSLGTAGVWRPLSSSSAQTNHHGPGAEDSLGGWALVSSDTPPTPGALRRRRKVPPSGPGGTELSNGEAGEAYRSLSDPIPQRHRAATSEEPSGFSVDSNLLGSLSPKTGLPAAPAVDEGLTSGHSDWSVGSEESKGYQEVIQSIVQGPGALGCVVDDRVAGKAPKKKSLSDPSRRGELAGPGFEGPGGEPIREVEPMLPPSSSEPILTERRAEPEEPSPARGRAQSERALPEAPPASSTAHRDFHLDPKLADVLSPRLIRRGSKKRPARSSHQELPREEGNQDQAGSLSRARPSSKHVRHASVPSTFTPIVVPEPPTSVGPPVAVPEPMGFPAQAHPTLQAPSLEDVTKQYMLTLHSSEVPAPVPVDMPCLTPIAPPSAEAKPPEAVRAPDEPAPASKCCSKPQVGYMQPLKQPENSLLCDPSLVDEIFDQIPELLAHHEQFLEQVRHCVQTWHAQQKVGDLLVQSFSKDVLVNIYSAYVDNFLNAKDAVRVAKEARPAFLKFLEQSMRENKEKQALSDLMIKPVQRIPRYELLVKDLLKHTPEDHPDHPLLLDAQRNIKQVAERINKGVRSAEEAERHARVLQEIEAHIEGMEDLQAPLRRFLRQEMVIEVKAVGGKKDRSLFLFTDLILCTTLKRKSGSLRRSSMSLYTAASVIDTASKYKLLWKLPLEDADIIKGASQAANRENIQKAISRLDEDLTTLGQMSKLSESLGFPHQSLDDALRDLSAAMHRDLSEKQALCYALSFPPTKLELCTTRPEGTDSFIFEFPHPDARLGFEQAFDEAKRKLASSKSCLDPEFLKAIPIMKTRSGMQFSCAAPTLSSCPEPTPEVWVCNSDGYVGQVCLLSLRAEPDVEACIAVCSARILCIGAVPGLQRRCHREQTASLRNPPETAPEPTGPELDVEAADEEAATLAEPGPQPCLHISIAGSGLEMAPGTPEGDPRPELVPFDSDSDDESSPSPSGTLQSQASRSTISSSFGNEETPSSKEATAETTSSEEEQEPGFLPLSGSFGPGSPCSTSPMDGRALRRSSRGSFTRGSLEDLLSVDPEAYQSSVWLGTEDGCVHVYQSSDSIRDRRNSLKLQHAASVTCILYLNNQVFVSLANGELVVYQREVGHFWDPQNFKLVTLGAQGSPITKMVSVGGRLWCGCQNRVLVLSPDTLQLEHTFSVGQDSSRSVACMVDSSLGVWVTLKGSAHVCLYHPDTFEQLAEVDVTPPVHRMLAGSDAIIRQHKAACLRITALLVCEELLWVGTSAGVVLTMPTSPSTVSCPRAPLSPAGLGQGHTGHVRFLAAVQLPDGFNLLCSTPPPPPDTGPEKLPSLEHRDSPRHRGPASARPKMLVISGGDGYEDFRLSSGGSGSSETVGRDDSTNHLLLWRV